From one Brachypodium distachyon strain Bd21 chromosome 4, Brachypodium_distachyon_v3.0, whole genome shotgun sequence genomic stretch:
- the LOC112268530 gene encoding protein FAR1-RELATED SEQUENCE 1-like encodes MFEQFGKLLYEAGQYMVEEMEHPKLYLVRHEKAAQKEKWFKIVFRVAVDIETEEVNCECGLFEHSGIPCAHSLKVMLHLGFRTLPARYVLKRWTRDARDVLPPHLIRYQKDQVVLACRTYRHTSLQIACLEIQALGDANVECYTEVMHQLARLKAKVEPMSN; translated from the exons ATGTTTGAGCAGTTTGGCAAGCTTCTTTATGAGGCTGGACAGTACATGGTAGAGGAAATGGAGCATCCAAAGCTATACCTGGTTAGACACGAGAAGGCAGCCCAGAAAGAGAAATGGTTTAAAATTGTGTTCAGGGTGGCGGTTGACATCGAGACAGAAGAAGTTAACTGTGAGTGCGGGCTGTTCGAGCATTCAGGCATTCCGTGTGCTCACTCTTTGAAG GTCATGCTTCATTTGGGTTTTAGGACCCTTCCGGCGAGGTATGTACTGAAGAGGTGGACAAGGGACGCAAGAGACGTCCTGCCTCCACATCTAATCCGGTACCAGAAAGATCAGGTGGTGCTTGCCTGCCGAACGTACAGGCATACAAGCCTTCAGATAGCTTGCTTGGAAATACAGGCTTTAGGGGATGCCAACGTTGAGTGCTACACGGAGGTGATGCATCAACTGGCAAGGCTAAAAGCGAAGGTTGAGCCCATGAGCAATTGA